A window of Staphylococcus lloydii genomic DNA:
GTATGGGGTCCATCGCTAATGGAAAGGCATCAACTTCATCGATAAATATCACGTCGAAATGCCTTTTGAAACGTAATAACTGTTGTATTGTCGCTACTACAAAATGACCGTTAAATTGTTGTGAATGCCCTTCATATATCACATCGATATCTTCATTTTTAAATGCATCTATTAATCTCAGACTTACTTCAATCACAACATCTACACGGGGCGACACGACTGCTACATTCAAACCGTGCTGTCTGGCATATTGAATACCATTAAATATCATTTCTGTTTTGCCCGCTCCAGTAACAGCATCAAGCAATAAATCATCTTGTGCCTTAATTGCTTCCACTATTTTAGTTGAAGCGTATAACTGTTGTTCAGTTAAAGGAAATTGCAATTGATACTGCGCGGTAGATTTTTGTTTGGTACTTGCGGTGATTATGACTGAATTCACATTATCCATGCGCCCTAACAATAAACAACGTCTACAATACGTTATCGTTTCGTTAATACACTTTGAATGGTACGAATAAAAATCATCTGCATCATTAGTACCACATTGCACACATTTCCAGAAACCTTCTTTTTTATAAACACCCTTATATTTCTTAATGATATTTTCAGTTGTAAGTTGCTGACTGTCAGTAATTAATTTTCCGTATAATTTTATAGTTATCACTCCTATAAAAAAAGACTAGCACGTATTTACTATATGAGTATTAAATTACTCATCAGCTTTTGTGCCAGTCATCAACTTAGATTCTATTCTTCTATAATATCTCTACTTACATAACCTAAACCTATGCCACCTGAACCTAAATGTGCAAGAATGACAGGTCCAAACTCAGAATATACGATTTTATATTCTGGATATTTTTGTTTCAAATCATTATATAACCATTCGGAGTCCTCTTTCTTATCTCCGCCTATAACATAAATAGTGAAAGTATCTAACGCTTTAACCTTCTCAATCACTTTATTTTCAAGTGCAAGCAATGCTTTTTTCTTTGTTCGTACTTTTTCTTCTGGGACAATTTTACCGTCATCAAATTTGAGTACGGGTTTCATTTTTAACATTGTACCAATCCAAGCCTGTGCACCAGTGATTCGCCCACTCTTTTGTAGGTTTTTCAAATCGTCTACCATTAAAAAGGCGCCTGTGTTTTCACGCATATCAGTTAAGTCATCGATGATTTCTTTAGGTTGTAAACCTTTGTTAATAAGCTCGATTGCTCTTAGTACATACGAACCTTCCACCATAGCGGCTAATTTTGAGTCAAATGTATGTACATTAACGCCTTCAACTAATTCGGCCGCTTGTGTCGCCGTCTGATAACTACCGCTAATCCCTGAAGACAGAAAAACACCGATAATATCTGTATATCCTTGATCTCGCAATTGTTCATATTTCTTTATAAACTCACCGATTGCAGGCTGACTTGTTGTCGGTATCGTCTTAGATTTCTTCATGCGCTCTTGGAATTCTGGCGCAAAGATTGTTTCATTTTCTATATAGTTATCACCGTTATCAAATGTAACACTTAGAGGAGCTATAGGTATATTATGTTTCTTTAAAATAGACTCACTCAAGTAGCTTGTAGAGTCTGTTATTACAGCTATCTTCATGTCAAACCTCCCAATGGAATTATACTTATCACAATCATACCTTACTTTCTTTTATTTTAAAATCGATTTTACATTTATTTTGATATTGCAAACAGTGTATAATAATTACACAAAAACTTCTTTGCAAAGCTATGCTTTGCATTGTTTATCACTTACACCTATTGTAAGTCATATAGCATTATATATTTCTCTACATAATTATATTAAATTTAAATAAATTACGGGTGGTCGACCAATGGAACAACAATCAATTATTACTATTAAAAAAGCACACACCATAGAAAATGATATTAGTAAATCACGCTTTATTGCTCAAATTAAGCCTGTCGAATCAGAAGAAGAGGCAAAGCAATTCATTGCAGAAGTTAAACAACATCACAAAGAAGCGACTCACAATTGTTCAGCATATACTGTTGGAGATAATATGAATATACAAAAGGCAAATGATGACGGTGAACCTAGTGGTACAGCTGGCGTCCCTATGCTTGAAATATTGAAAAAGTTAGATGTACATAACGCATGTGTCGTTGTTACGAGATACTTTGGTGGAATTAAATTAGGTGGTGGCGGCCTCATTCGCGCTTACAGTGGTGCAGTCAGAGATGTCATTCATGATCTTGGACGCGTCCAGTTATTACCGGCGATACCTACTAAAGTAACAATCGCTTACGATTTAACTGGTAAGTTTGAACATGAACTTGCTTCTACAACTTTTATTCATCGTGACACAGAATATACAGATAAAGTAAGCTATTTGATAGATGTTTTAGCTACAGAGTATGATGATTTCATTGCCTTTTTAAACCGTACGACTGCGAGTAACTTCGAAATCATCGAGGAAGATGTTAAACGCCTGCCGTTCGACATCGAAACGCCATAAAAAAATTTTGAGATTAATATGTAAGACTGCCCACTGTAAATGGGATTATTATTACACAAATTAATCTCAAAATTTATTTTTCGTTAATCTTGGTGTTCTTTTTTCTCTATTAATTTTAATAACGGGCGATATTCATCATCAATTAGACCCGTAAATTCTACTATTAATTCGATAGTGATGATAATTAAAATTAACATCATAATTACGCCCCATGATTGAGACAAATACAATATAATACTTGAAAGACTAAATAATATCGCTATTGAATAAATAAGTACAACTGTTTGTCTATGTGAGTAGCCTAATTCTAATAATTTATGATGTAAATGCGATTTATCAGCTTGCATAATATGTTGTCCTTTTTTCACACGTCTTATCATAGCGAAAAGTGTATCTATAAAAGGTACTGCTAAGATAACGATTGGGAAAAACAGTGACACAAACGTAATATTTTTAAAACCAAGTAATGATAAAAAGCCTACTATAAAGCCGATAAGTAATGCCCCACTATCGCCTAAGAAAATTTTAGCGGGGTGAAAGTTGAAACATAAAAATCCTAACAATGCGCCAATTAATACGCTACAAATCATAATGATAAAAATGTTAGCTTGTAAAATGGCGATAAAACCTATCGTTGCTAATGCGATAGCCGAAACGCCAGAAGCAAGACCATCGAGGCCGTCTATTAAATTAATGGCATTCGTAATAGCTACAATCCATATAACTGTAATTGGTACGCCTAAAATGCCAAAATGAATTGTCGGACCAATAGGTAATGAAATAAAATCAATTGTTACACCATAATAAACAACAATGAGTGCTGCAACAATCTGACCAATCAATTTAATTATTGGTTTCAAATCATATATATCATCAATTAAACCGACAAGATAGATTAATACAGAGCCAATAACTAGCGGTTTAACCTCCGTTTCAATCGGATGTCCTAACCATATTCCCAATAGAAAAGAAAACAAAATAACAGTACCGCCTAGCACAGATATTGGTTTGGTGTGTACTTTTCTATAATTGGGTTTATCTACAATATCCATTTTTTGCGATATTTTTATAATTATTGGTGTAAGTATTAAACTGACGATCATTGAGAAAATGATTAATAATAATGTATACATCAGTTCACCTTCATTATTTTAATTCTGAATATTTTCAAATCTTATTACCGATTTATTTATTAAGATACTTTCCTATTAAGTATTTTATATTTAAGTCACTAATACTGTTTGAATATTGTCATATGTACGTGTAGTATCTTAATACTCACTTAACTAATATAACTTATAAGTATTTACGAACACAAATACTTATGTAACTAGAAAAATAAAAATATTCTTAATGTCTATTATCAAATTATTTTTAGTTTAATATATTATATCATTCACAAAGTTCATTTAACACGAAAATATTGCTCAAGTTATGAAATTACAGGAATATTAATGACAAATTGTAAGTTTTCACTTACAATAACAAAGTGTCTTTTTAAAGGAGCGTAAAAAATTAATGTTTGAAGCTATTGTTTATAATATTGCAGTTACAGTGGCTGGTATTTATTTATTCCACCGGCTACAATACTCGGAAAACAAAATCATGGTTTTTTCAAAAGAATATGTATCTGTATTAATGACCATTTTAGCGTTATTACTATCAGCTTATCCTATTCCTTTATTTAATACCTATTATCTCGAATTAACTTTCGTGCCATTGTTATTTATAGGAAGGTATACGAATGCTGTCTATACAGTTGCCGCAGCGGTTATCGTGTCATTAGTGAACATTTTCATTTTCGACCATTCAATCATAAGTGGCATCATTTTAACGGTAATCGCGATTATCGTAAGTACTGTAGGTCCATTTTTAAAACAAAGCGACATCATGGCAGTACAAATTTTAAATGGTATTAGTTTAATTATCTATTTAATATTAGCTTTAATAAGTCCTTATGTTGAATTAATGGAAGTATTGTTCTTAATACCGATTTCATTCGTATTAACGTTAACTTCGTCTATTACTTTTGTTGATATTTGGCACTTCTTCTCATTGGTTAACAGATATGAGCATGAAGACAGTATCGACTATCTAACTGGATTAGGTAACGTTAAAGAGTTTGATAGACATTTAAATGAGGTCTCAAGCATAGCAGAACAAAACAACGAA
This region includes:
- a CDS encoding DEAD/DEAH box helicase family protein, which codes for MITIKLYGKLITDSQQLTTENIIKKYKGVYKKEGFWKCVQCGTNDADDFYSYHSKCINETITYCRRCLLLGRMDNVNSVIITASTKQKSTAQYQLQFPLTEQQLYASTKIVEAIKAQDDLLLDAVTGAGKTEMIFNGIQYARQHGLNVAVVSPRVDVVIEVSLRLIDAFKNEDIDVIYEGHSQQFNGHFVVATIQQLLRFKRHFDVIFIDEVDAFPLAMDPILMKAIDLASCQKYSHIYMTATPPKQLLKTIPIHKQIKLPARYHRQLLPVPTFKYLQMPSHKIQPTLLQILKQQIKADRITLVFVHNITDMKKMYSIYRRYIEGITCVYSNDGERFEKIADLRAGRYKVIFTTTILERGFTMACLDVIVLRSQLFHTSALIQIAGRVGRKLHSCNGLVLFCHQGVSWSMICARRKIKHMNHLAIKKGWVDA
- the fakB1 gene encoding fatty acid kinase binding subunit FakB1 — encoded protein: MKIAVITDSTSYLSESILKKHNIPIAPLSVTFDNGDNYIENETIFAPEFQERMKKSKTIPTTSQPAIGEFIKKYEQLRDQGYTDIIGVFLSSGISGSYQTATQAAELVEGVNVHTFDSKLAAMVEGSYVLRAIELINKGLQPKEIIDDLTDMRENTGAFLMVDDLKNLQKSGRITGAQAWIGTMLKMKPVLKFDDGKIVPEEKVRTKKKALLALENKVIEKVKALDTFTIYVIGGDKKEDSEWLYNDLKQKYPEYKIVYSEFGPVILAHLGSGGIGLGYVSRDIIEE
- a CDS encoding YigZ family protein — its product is MEQQSIITIKKAHTIENDISKSRFIAQIKPVESEEEAKQFIAEVKQHHKEATHNCSAYTVGDNMNIQKANDDGEPSGTAGVPMLEILKKLDVHNACVVVTRYFGGIKLGGGGLIRAYSGAVRDVIHDLGRVQLLPAIPTKVTIAYDLTGKFEHELASTTFIHRDTEYTDKVSYLIDVLATEYDDFIAFLNRTTASNFEIIEEDVKRLPFDIETP
- a CDS encoding glycosyltransferase family 4 protein, with amino-acid sequence MYTLLLIIFSMIVSLILTPIIIKISQKMDIVDKPNYRKVHTKPISVLGGTVILFSFLLGIWLGHPIETEVKPLVIGSVLIYLVGLIDDIYDLKPIIKLIGQIVAALIVVYYGVTIDFISLPIGPTIHFGILGVPITVIWIVAITNAINLIDGLDGLASGVSAIALATIGFIAILQANIFIIMICSVLIGALLGFLCFNFHPAKIFLGDSGALLIGFIVGFLSLLGFKNITFVSLFFPIVILAVPFIDTLFAMIRRVKKGQHIMQADKSHLHHKLLELGYSHRQTVVLIYSIAILFSLSSIILYLSQSWGVIMMLILIIITIELIVEFTGLIDDEYRPLLKLIEKKEHQD
- the gdpS gene encoding GGDEF domain-containing protein GdpS; its protein translation is MFEAIVYNIAVTVAGIYLFHRLQYSENKIMVFSKEYVSVLMTILALLLSAYPIPLFNTYYLELTFVPLLFIGRYTNAVYTVAAAVIVSLVNIFIFDHSIISGIILTVIAIIVSTVGPFLKQSDIMAVQILNGISLIIYLILALISPYVELMEVLFLIPISFVLTLTSSITFVDIWHFFSLVNRYEHEDSIDYLTGLGNVKEFDRHLNEVSSIAEQNNESLGLLLIDIDGFKDVNDQYSHMAGDAVLRQMAQLLINYVPQHFKIYRNGGEEFSIVLRDYTLDQCVKLSESIRTGVEQSSFHLPDKAVIKLSVSIGVGFLTKDDYKSQRKVFKDADDMLHVAKNEGRNQVMFNPIVKL